CTCATCATGCCAAAATCTAGATAAGCTAACTTGCCGTCTGTAGTCGCTAACAAATTTCCAGGATGCGGATCGGCGTGGAAAAATCCATGTTCTAGCAATTGCCGCAAAGAACACTGTACGCCCACTTCAATTAAATGCACCGCATCAATTCCTTGGGCGCTAAGTTCCTGGGGCTTAGTCAACTTAGTCCCATTAATCCACTCCATCGTCAAAACGCGCTTGCCCGTGTATTCCCAATAAATCTTGGGAATATAAATATCTTCCAAATGACCGTACAAAGAGGCAAAGCGTTCGGCGTTGCGTCCTTCTTGGGCGTAGTCCATCTCTTCAAAGATACGAGCGCCAAATTCATCCATGATGGCGACTAAATCGCTACGCACCTGTTTGAGGTTCTTTTGGGCAAATTCAGCCAGACGTCGCAAAATGTAGACATCGAGAGTAATACTTTCGCGCAAGCCGGGGCGCTGCACTTTGACAGCAACAGTTTCGCCAGTTTTGAGCTTGCCTTTATAAACTTGTCCCAAGGAAGCTGCTGCTACTGGTTGGGGACTCAATTCGGCGTAAATTTCTTGAGGGAGATCGCCTAATTCTTCCTCTATAAACTGATAAGCTACCTCATTGGGAAACGGTGGCAGCTGATCTTGCAGTCTCGTCAATTCATCTAAATATGTAATGGGAACTAAATCCGGTCGCGTCGATAGCGCCTGTCCCACTTTTATATAAGCGGGTCCCAGTTTGGTTATCATTTCCCGCAACTGGATTGCTCTTTTGCGCTGAGTTTTTTCCCCGCGTCCAGTTCGCTTATCCCACCACAAGCCCAAGCCAAAGCGGAGGAAGGGTAATACAATACCCAAAATTCGACCCCACACCTGTAGCGATCGCCCCCTGTATAACTCATTAATGGCAACTGGGTCGTAACGTAACTGTTGCACGCTGGGCGTTGTCTCCCATTCTTCTGGGGTTTCCATCAAGCTGGACTCAACTGTTACAGGTTCTACCGTAATCAGCGCCGCAGGCTTTTCCGTCACGGCTGTTGCGTCCAACCGAGCTGAGGCAGAGGAGACTGTTTTTAGGTTCATAAGCTTGATGACAGGCTGGGAGCGACTCTATTAAGTATTGTAACAATCTATGCGGTTAGGCGGAAAGGTGACAAGTAAGCTGGGGCACTCTAAACTCTTCACTCTGGAGGGGAAAGTTCTAAACTTAAGGGTGGTATCCCCCAGCACCGATTGGGGTGAGTTTAAGCCGTACTTGCATGCTGTTCTATTGCCAGTGTCTAGCCAATGCGATCGCCTTGCCTCTTCCTTCAAGGGGAATTCTTAATTATCGATGGGTAATGGGAACTGGAGCATAGACTTACTCATATGAGTTATTAATTTAAAACGTGCTACTTGGCGCAGCTAACAAAACTCAGACGCGATTCATCGCGTTTCTACAACTCGAACCTGTCACATAATCTCCCACTCTTGGATAACCATGCTTCTTTCCCTGCGGATTGAAAACTTTGCTTTGATCGACCAGATGGAACTTGAATTTGGCGCTGGGTTGAATGTCTTGACTGGCGAGACTGGCGCAGGCAAGTCAATTATCCTAGATGCCCTGGATGTCTCTTTGGGCGGTAAAGTCAGCAGATGGTCGATTCGTACTGGTGCAGAACGCGCCGTTGTGGAAGCTACATTCAAGGTCGATCCAGTTTTGGCTTCATGGCTGCACGAGCAGGAGATAGATTTGCTCGACGATAACTGTATAGTTTGTTGTCGCGAACTTGCTGCGGGGAATGGCAGCCTTCGCAGCCGTTC
This portion of the Microcoleus sp. FACHB-831 genome encodes:
- a CDS encoding AarF/ABC1/UbiB kinase family protein, coding for MNLKTVSSASARLDATAVTEKPAALITVEPVTVESSLMETPEEWETTPSVQQLRYDPVAINELYRGRSLQVWGRILGIVLPFLRFGLGLWWDKRTGRGEKTQRKRAIQLREMITKLGPAYIKVGQALSTRPDLVPITYLDELTRLQDQLPPFPNEVAYQFIEEELGDLPQEIYAELSPQPVAAASLGQVYKGKLKTGETVAVKVQRPGLRESITLDVYILRRLAEFAQKNLKQVRSDLVAIMDEFGARIFEEMDYAQEGRNAERFASLYGHLEDIYIPKIYWEYTGKRVLTMEWINGTKLTKPQELSAQGIDAVHLIEVGVQCSLRQLLEHGFFHADPHPGNLLATTDGKLAYLDFGMMSEVKPYQRYGLIEAVVHMVNRDFEGLARDYVKLEFLTPDTDLTPIIPALAQVFSNALGASVAEMNFKSITDDMSSLMYEYPFRVPAYYALIIRSLVTLEGIAINVDPNFKVLSKAYPYISKRLLTDPSPELRASLRDLLFKDGRFRWNRLENLLNNARNSPDYDLNNALNQTLEFLFSERGAFIRDNLADEIVKGLDSLGRNAFQNVTYALRERVGLAVNEAPATTDASQTLEHIQRIWGILQETEGFDPLKLLPEIPKLLVKPETQQLGQKIAGGLAQRLAARLIREVLLKDAPEAEKNAYKPQPAQRLALPAAAVR